In a genomic window of Bacillota bacterium:
- a CDS encoding DegT/DnrJ/EryC1/StrS family aminotransferase has protein sequence MSGKLAINGGAPVRTKPFPRWPVCDEKEAEAVREVALSGKWWMGAYSKGELEKRDKIEGRSKVEELEEKFAKHHKARYAVATSSGSSALEIAVRAAGIGPGDEVITTPYTFIATSTCILNNNAIPVYVDIDPETYNINADLIEEAITERTKAILPVHFSGNLADMDKICAIAEKHGLVVIEDASHAHGVERDGEKYAGTFGQMGCFSFQEAKNMAAGEGGMILTDDPELEDICYSLHHYGRVRDGLWYEHHRLGWNARMTEFQAAILLVQLERLDKLNRVRMENVKYLKSRLDSIPGIKYCKDDPRITKHSHHLFMMRYDSEEFDGVHRNKFVDALNAEGIPAITGYTFPNYANPFMVNKVFHSGSCPASCEKYSSVTIDYRVYKDKCPVAERACYEEAIWLEHRLFLGTKADMDDIVEAILKIRENLGELAR, from the coding sequence ATGAGTGGGAAGCTTGCAATTAACGGAGGAGCACCTGTAAGAACTAAACCATTTCCTAGGTGGCCGGTGTGTGATGAGAAAGAAGCCGAAGCAGTCAGGGAGGTCGCCCTCAGTGGCAAATGGTGGATGGGTGCCTATAGTAAAGGAGAGTTAGAGAAAAGAGATAAGATTGAAGGGCGATCCAAGGTAGAGGAGCTCGAGGAGAAGTTCGCAAAGCACCATAAGGCTAGGTACGCCGTAGCTACCAGTAGCGGCTCCTCAGCCCTTGAGATAGCGGTGAGGGCGGCAGGCATAGGGCCCGGCGATGAGGTGATCACCACCCCCTACACCTTTATCGCCACATCGACCTGTATATTAAATAACAATGCGATCCCTGTATATGTGGATATCGATCCTGAGACATATAACATCAATGCGGATTTAATCGAGGAGGCGATCACTGAACGCACAAAGGCCATACTGCCGGTGCATTTCAGTGGTAACCTGGCTGACATGGATAAGATCTGCGCTATTGCAGAGAAGCATGGCCTGGTTGTTATAGAGGATGCCTCCCATGCACACGGCGTGGAGCGCGACGGCGAAAAGTACGCGGGAACCTTTGGCCAAATGGGGTGCTTTAGCTTCCAGGAGGCAAAGAACATGGCGGCGGGCGAGGGTGGTATGATTCTCACCGACGATCCGGAGTTGGAGGATATTTGTTATTCCCTCCACCATTACGGACGGGTGAGGGACGGACTATGGTATGAACACCACCGCCTTGGATGGAATGCCCGCATGACGGAATTTCAGGCGGCCATCCTGCTCGTCCAGCTGGAAAGGCTGGATAAACTCAACAGGGTGAGGATGGAGAACGTAAAATACCTGAAGTCGAGGCTGGATAGCATCCCCGGGATCAAGTACTGCAAGGATGATCCCCGGATAACAAAACACAGCCATCACCTGTTTATGATGAGATACGACTCCGAGGAGTTTGACGGGGTCCACCGCAATAAGTTCGTCGATGCCCTGAACGCCGAGGGGATACCTGCAATTACAGGGTATACATTCCCCAACTATGCCAACCCATTCATGGTAAATAAGGTATTTCACTCCGGCAGTTGTCCCGCCTCGTGCGAGAAATATAGCAGCGTGACCATAGACTACAGGGTGTATAAGGATAAATGTCCTGTCGCGGAGAGGGCTTGTTACGAAGAGGCCATCTGGCTTGAACACAGGCTTTTCCTCGGGACAAAGGCTGATATGGATGACATAGTGGAGGCTATTTTGAAGATAAGGGAAAACCTGGGTGAACTCGCGCGATAG
- a CDS encoding M24 family metallopeptidase codes for MFPGRLDEWCREADLIAKVLENAPDIDKNFGIQRPEFEARQRKVIEALEQAGIDAAIVYSDEHYDGDVPYLGGNTNISIEPVAGIIGKNGFHIMAGLEGGYIAEQLTPRSGARVHKVEMLKLADEDYPIDAERVEDVIEEAASGRPRRIGLLTPRAVLPVSIYSFLVDYMGSAEKVVDAQEIYYRIKYEKSDAEMKLIEDASKIADVMVRGMLAVLKPGMLETQVAAWGYAIARELGAEELGFDVMVTANEANRTLIGKALNRRINEGDYVHIGVAPKRDGLTACERVSVVAVSDPSQVTAEQRYWFDFVEEAFRVGLEAYKKVAEENLPARLQEQALVDYFASRADEVSARIGRKIDLTKQKPYTGTHNAGYTECQEFYGAITLNSNEPLGHQIVTMLDVAIRGIGNRWDDVIIPGLDYLVVEKTLGKFGRTVRVLNELPVNVQHLVGNAG; via the coding sequence ATGTTTCCCGGACGTCTTGATGAGTGGTGTAGAGAGGCGGATCTTATAGCGAAGGTATTGGAGAATGCACCGGATATAGATAAGAATTTCGGCATACAGAGGCCTGAGTTCGAGGCCCGCCAGCGCAAGGTCATCGAGGCTCTGGAGCAGGCTGGCATAGATGCCGCGATAGTCTATTCGGATGAGCACTACGATGGTGATGTCCCCTACCTGGGTGGGAATACGAACATAAGCATCGAGCCTGTGGCGGGGATTATCGGGAAGAACGGGTTCCACATAATGGCGGGGCTTGAAGGGGGTTACATTGCGGAGCAGCTGACGCCCCGGTCCGGAGCCAGGGTCCACAAGGTGGAGATGCTTAAACTTGCGGATGAGGATTATCCCATCGATGCGGAGCGGGTGGAAGACGTCATCGAGGAGGCGGCGAGCGGGAGGCCCCGGAGGATAGGGCTTCTCACGCCTAGGGCTGTCCTTCCCGTTAGCATTTATAGCTTCCTTGTCGATTATATGGGGTCGGCCGAAAAGGTGGTAGATGCTCAAGAGATCTACTACAGGATAAAATATGAGAAATCTGACGCTGAGATGAAGCTCATCGAGGACGCGAGCAAGATAGCTGATGTGATGGTAAGGGGTATGCTCGCCGTGTTGAAGCCGGGGATGCTCGAAACCCAGGTTGCAGCCTGGGGATATGCGATAGCGCGCGAGCTAGGGGCCGAGGAGCTGGGCTTTGATGTGATGGTGACAGCAAATGAGGCCAATAGGACCCTCATTGGCAAGGCGTTGAACCGGAGGATAAACGAGGGGGATTATGTGCATATAGGCGTTGCACCCAAGAGGGACGGGCTCACTGCCTGCGAACGAGTCTCAGTTGTGGCCGTCAGCGACCCGTCACAAGTTACGGCCGAGCAGAGGTACTGGTTTGATTTTGTTGAGGAAGCCTTCAGGGTAGGTCTGGAGGCATATAAGAAGGTGGCTGAGGAAAACCTCCCGGCGCGGCTTCAGGAGCAGGCTCTGGTGGACTATTTCGCGAGCCGCGCAGATGAGGTTTCGGCGAGAATAGGTCGGAAGATCGACCTAACCAAGCAGAAGCCCTATACCGGAACACACAATGCGGGCTACACGGAGTGCCAGGAGTTTTATGGGGCCATCACGCTCAACTCTAATGAGCCCCTGGGTCACCAGATCGTAACCATGCTCGACGTCGCGATCCGGGGGATCGGAAACCGCTGGGACGATGTCATAATACCGGGGTTGGACTACCTGGTGGTCGAGAAGACGCTCGGCAAATTTGGGAGGACCGTGCGGGTCTTGAACGAGCTTCCAGTAAACGTCCAGCACCTGGTGGGAAACGCGGGCTGA
- a CDS encoding fucose isomerase translates to MSTMKQITLGVIVGNRGFFPGHLCDSGRKEILSILAEEGIKAIALSPEDTKFGSVESLSDARKCADLFKAHKEEIDGILVTLPNFGDERAVANTIRFSGLGVPVLVHAFPDEVGKMTVENRRDSFCGKMSVCNNLNQYGIPFSLTRLHTVAPSSQSFREDLRWFTAVCRTVNSLRGLRIGAIGTRPAAFNTVRYSEKLLEAAGISVEPIDLSEILGRATRLADGDAAVKEKLDALRAYIDTSRVGNEGLIKMAKFAAVVDRWMKENELAATTVQCWTSIEEFFGVVPCAVMSMMSEALLPSACEVDVPGLIGMYALQQASGKPSALVDWNNNYGDDPDKAVVFHCSNLPKSVFGDAYMDYHQIIAGGVGKENAYGAVVGRIKPGPFTFARVSTDDENGIIAAYVGEGRFTDDPLETFGGYGVIEIPGLQDLLQYICNNGFEHHVAVNLSQTSRVLYEAMDNYLGWDVYVHEGDGD, encoded by the coding sequence ATGAGCACAATGAAGCAGATTACACTGGGAGTCATAGTTGGCAACCGGGGCTTTTTCCCTGGTCATCTTTGCGACTCTGGCCGGAAGGAGATTTTGAGTATTCTGGCAGAGGAAGGGATCAAGGCCATAGCCCTCTCGCCCGAGGATACGAAGTTCGGCAGCGTGGAGTCCCTGAGTGACGCGAGGAAGTGCGCGGACCTCTTCAAGGCCCACAAGGAGGAGATCGACGGGATCTTGGTCACCCTCCCGAACTTCGGGGATGAACGGGCAGTCGCCAATACGATTAGATTCTCAGGCCTCGGCGTCCCCGTGCTTGTCCACGCCTTCCCTGATGAGGTCGGGAAGATGACGGTCGAGAACCGGCGAGATAGCTTCTGCGGCAAGATGTCGGTATGCAACAACTTGAACCAGTATGGCATCCCATTCTCCCTGACCCGGCTGCATACAGTAGCCCCCTCGTCGCAGAGCTTCAGGGAGGACTTGCGATGGTTTACCGCTGTTTGCCGCACTGTAAACAGCCTCAGGGGCCTGCGCATCGGGGCTATCGGGACGCGGCCCGCGGCCTTCAACACCGTGAGGTACAGCGAGAAGCTGCTCGAGGCAGCGGGGATAAGCGTCGAACCGATCGACCTCTCCGAGATCCTCGGCCGGGCGACGCGCCTTGCGGACGGGGACGCGGCCGTCAAGGAGAAGCTCGATGCCCTTCGCGCCTATATCGATACGAGCAGGGTTGGAAATGAGGGCCTGATCAAGATGGCCAAGTTTGCCGCTGTGGTTGACAGGTGGATGAAGGAAAATGAGCTTGCGGCCACCACAGTGCAGTGCTGGACCTCCATTGAGGAGTTTTTCGGCGTTGTCCCGTGCGCCGTCATGAGCATGATGAGCGAGGCTCTGTTGCCGAGCGCATGTGAGGTTGACGTGCCAGGCCTCATCGGTATGTACGCGCTACAACAGGCGTCAGGAAAGCCGAGCGCTCTTGTGGACTGGAATAATAACTACGGCGATGACCCTGACAAGGCCGTTGTCTTTCACTGCAGCAACCTTCCCAAGAGCGTGTTTGGCGACGCCTATATGGATTACCACCAGATCATCGCCGGCGGGGTCGGCAAGGAGAATGCGTATGGGGCTGTCGTCGGCCGGATCAAGCCAGGCCCGTTCACGTTTGCGCGGGTATCAACGGATGATGAGAATGGAATCATCGCGGCTTATGTCGGCGAAGGGAGATTCACAGACGATCCCCTTGAAACCTTCGGCGGCTACGGCGTGATCGAGATCCCGGGCCTGCAGGACCTCCTCCAGTATATCTGCAATAACGGTTTCGAACACCATGTAGCGGTGAACCTCTCCCAGACGTCCCGCGTGCTCTACGAGGCCATGGACAACTATCTCGGCTGGGATGTCTATGTGCATGAAGGGGATGGAGACTGA
- a CDS encoding sugar ABC transporter substrate-binding protein yields MKKDILRTKMLSIIVLVLALLFTVSGIDAAAASKQVTLRFGAWMVSAWVEPFQAIISDFEKSHPNIKVKFEYAPFAQYWEQLQTAVAAGTAPDVTLMSVAYLIDFAKRGAIVKLQPYVDRDLKTSDYYIFGDNRYPDKEKGELYSIPIHWVSKVLYYNKNLFDKEGVNYPTNDWGWDDLLAAAKKLTKDTNGDGKVDQWGFLVDTGFVENFIWQNNGEILNKDFTKCLLDEPAAREAVQFLHDLIYKHKVSPPLARASSGGQAEVLEDMFQTGKAAMSINGSWMIGMYRDIKAFKWDIAFLPKGKRRAVYAGPDSLAILSSSKHKEEAWEFIKHFLKPESQRILAKYGTGTPVLKSIARSKEFLDSELPPEHMNVIPDQFPYIHRSYFSSKWFEWISAMTSELDLAFMNKKPIDQALKDATAKVDAILATTR; encoded by the coding sequence ATGAAAAAAGATATCTTGCGCACGAAAATGTTGTCTATAATCGTGCTCGTCCTAGCACTATTATTTACAGTATCTGGGATCGACGCCGCTGCAGCTTCTAAACAAGTAACCCTTAGATTTGGTGCGTGGATGGTATCCGCCTGGGTGGAGCCTTTCCAAGCTATTATCTCTGATTTTGAGAAAAGCCATCCGAATATAAAAGTGAAATTTGAATACGCCCCATTTGCTCAATACTGGGAGCAGCTACAGACGGCCGTCGCAGCCGGAACTGCTCCTGATGTGACGCTGATGAGCGTGGCCTATCTCATAGACTTCGCTAAACGTGGCGCTATCGTTAAGTTACAGCCGTATGTGGACCGAGATTTAAAAACCAGTGACTATTACATATTCGGAGATAACCGATATCCTGATAAGGAAAAAGGGGAACTATATTCCATCCCGATTCATTGGGTAAGTAAAGTTCTGTACTATAATAAAAACCTATTCGATAAAGAAGGTGTTAACTATCCAACCAATGATTGGGGTTGGGATGACCTTCTCGCAGCAGCTAAGAAGCTTACAAAGGATACCAATGGAGATGGGAAGGTAGATCAGTGGGGATTCCTAGTTGATACAGGGTTTGTGGAGAACTTTATCTGGCAAAATAACGGTGAGATACTCAATAAGGATTTCACCAAATGCCTTCTCGATGAACCCGCGGCGCGAGAGGCCGTGCAGTTCCTACATGATTTGATTTACAAGCATAAGGTTTCCCCACCTCTTGCTCGAGCTAGTAGCGGGGGGCAGGCTGAGGTTCTTGAGGATATGTTCCAGACCGGCAAGGCGGCCATGTCTATCAATGGAAGCTGGATGATAGGAATGTATCGTGACATCAAGGCTTTCAAATGGGACATAGCGTTTCTGCCCAAGGGAAAGCGGCGGGCGGTATATGCGGGTCCTGACAGCCTGGCAATCCTGAGTTCATCTAAGCATAAGGAAGAAGCATGGGAGTTTATAAAGCACTTCCTCAAGCCGGAGAGTCAGAGAATTCTCGCTAAGTATGGTACCGGCACGCCTGTTTTGAAATCCATTGCACGCTCCAAAGAATTCCTGGATTCGGAGTTGCCTCCGGAACATATGAACGTAATTCCGGATCAATTCCCGTATATACATCGCTCCTACTTTAGCTCTAAATGGTTTGAATGGATTTCCGCCATGACCAGTGAGCTTGACCTGGCCTTTATGAATAAAAAGCCTATTGATCAAGCCCTTAAAGATGCAACAGCTAAAGTTGATGCAATTCTAGCTACCACCAGGTAG
- a CDS encoding ROK family protein: MNLDDSVFAGKNLRSVYRENRAAVVNIVRRYGPISKPDIARMTGLTTVSATNIIRDLTRLGFIKERGTGKSASGRRATLYSLDGDGKYSICVDMSDREITVAAVDLAGRIVSSTSFLAKPGENTLVLDLIHSIDSFIKTKISAKDQVLGIGVALPGTIDLETGTVLVALPLGWHNVPLKLVLSQAFDYPVFVTVETEAAILGEYYFGEQADYRRLVYLNVGTGVGAGILIDNRIYRGAHGIAGEIGHTPLDPNGPECECGNRGCLERLASMRALIGYVEAMLDEGRESFLSSAERDEEGKIRVSAILQAARQGDEVAREAIQKVAGYLATGVMILARVLDPDVIFLGGNIVEKGQPLFEEVKKAVEDYRPLLGEKVIVKVSSLGESARLLGTSITVFKAAFERRLNQKPVAQR; this comes from the coding sequence GTGAACTTAGATGATAGCGTCTTTGCAGGGAAGAACTTACGGTCGGTCTACCGCGAAAATAGAGCTGCAGTGGTCAATATCGTGCGGCGATACGGGCCGATTTCAAAGCCCGATATCGCGCGAATGACTGGCCTTACCACGGTGAGCGCTACGAACATAATAAGGGATCTTACCAGGTTGGGATTTATAAAGGAGAGGGGCACCGGCAAGTCCGCGAGCGGGAGACGGGCGACACTATATAGTCTCGATGGCGACGGTAAATATAGCATCTGCGTTGATATGAGTGATAGGGAGATTACCGTCGCAGCAGTGGACCTGGCGGGGAGGATAGTTAGTAGTACGAGTTTTCTAGCCAAGCCGGGCGAGAATACCCTCGTGCTCGATTTGATTCATTCTATTGATAGTTTTATAAAGACCAAAATATCGGCGAAGGATCAAGTCTTGGGAATTGGGGTTGCTTTACCGGGAACGATAGACCTGGAGACCGGAACCGTTTTGGTCGCATTACCACTGGGCTGGCATAATGTCCCACTTAAGCTCGTGCTCTCGCAAGCATTCGACTATCCTGTATTTGTCACAGTAGAGACTGAGGCGGCGATCCTGGGAGAGTATTACTTTGGTGAGCAAGCGGATTATAGAAGGCTCGTATACCTTAATGTGGGAACTGGCGTCGGTGCAGGGATACTGATCGATAACAGGATATACAGAGGCGCCCACGGTATAGCCGGTGAGATCGGTCACACCCCTCTAGATCCCAATGGTCCGGAATGTGAGTGCGGTAACCGTGGCTGTCTGGAGCGCCTGGCCTCTATGCGTGCGCTTATAGGCTATGTGGAGGCGATGCTGGATGAGGGCAGGGAAAGTTTCCTCTCCTCCGCAGAACGGGATGAGGAGGGTAAAATCCGGGTCTCGGCTATCCTCCAGGCCGCGCGCCAGGGCGACGAGGTAGCAAGAGAGGCTATTCAAAAGGTTGCCGGATACCTGGCCACCGGCGTGATGATTCTGGCTAGGGTCCTGGATCCGGATGTGATATTCCTCGGCGGTAATATTGTTGAGAAGGGCCAGCCGCTTTTCGAGGAAGTGAAGAAAGCCGTCGAGGATTACCGGCCGCTTCTAGGCGAGAAAGTTATTGTGAAAGTATCGAGCCTTGGCGAATCCGCGAGGCTTCTCGGGACGAGTATCACGGTATTCAAGGCTGCGTTTGAACGCCGTCTAAATCAAAAACCTGTGGCCCAGAGATAG
- a CDS encoding PIG-L family deacetylase — translation MMWFNYYDLRKAAKSENIDLIFPDWDSGKERVAIFSPHDDDALLGAGYLIQAVAGNGGEPFVFIFCNGNAGYSTPEDRGVIVARRKGETKSAYAELGLGAGNVIRLDYPDFSVLPNIGWMMPWGEEGSFVNIIKNLRNLKITRLVIPNRYREHIDHESVGRIGAFDGPQVGDEILVDWGKPVRIKSFLEYAVWGDFSPEDALVAGGDISIRANRAIKAPPPAEAKVAAALSKFESQQRIIKGLLEARKERQCRDSGDGYIELYIDFDPRPTLRYDPYRTFISSIDNKY, via the coding sequence TTGATGTGGTTCAACTACTATGATCTTCGCAAAGCAGCGAAGTCAGAAAATATCGATCTCATCTTCCCCGACTGGGATAGTGGAAAGGAGAGGGTTGCCATCTTCTCTCCCCACGACGATGACGCCTTGCTGGGAGCCGGCTATCTTATTCAAGCTGTTGCCGGAAACGGCGGTGAGCCGTTCGTCTTCATCTTCTGCAATGGTAATGCAGGCTACAGCACCCCTGAAGACAGGGGCGTGATTGTTGCAAGAAGGAAGGGCGAAACCAAGTCTGCGTATGCAGAGCTTGGGTTGGGGGCGGGGAATGTAATCAGGCTCGATTATCCTGATTTCAGCGTGCTCCCCAATATAGGATGGATGATGCCCTGGGGCGAGGAAGGAAGCTTTGTTAACATCATTAAGAATCTCCGTAATCTTAAGATTACAAGACTCGTCATACCAAACCGTTACCGGGAGCATATCGACCACGAGTCGGTGGGTCGCATCGGCGCATTCGACGGGCCCCAGGTGGGGGACGAGATCCTGGTGGACTGGGGGAAGCCGGTAAGGATCAAGTCCTTCCTCGAATATGCCGTGTGGGGGGATTTCTCGCCCGAGGATGCACTCGTCGCTGGTGGCGATATCTCCATCCGGGCAAACAGGGCTATAAAGGCGCCTCCACCTGCCGAGGCGAAGGTGGCTGCGGCCCTGAGCAAGTTTGAATCCCAGCAGCGGATAATAAAGGGGCTGCTCGAGGCGAGGAAGGAGCGGCAGTGCAGGGACTCGGGGGACGGGTATATCGAGCTATATATCGATTTCGACCCGAGGCCAACCCTGCGCTATGACCCATACCGGACCTTTATATCAAGCATTGATAATAAATATTGA
- a CDS encoding Gfo/Idh/MocA family oxidoreductase, translating into MTLRVGLLGAGFIAGVHLDAYARLQDVAVAGIADVNAERAAALAEKFEGARAYSDASELIARGDVDIVDICLPTFLHEEYVTKAARAGKHILCEKPIALDVDGADRMVQAARDAGVKFMVAHVVRFWPEYAAAKRLLDAGEIGKAIEVSATRLSTPPSWSAGGWILDPRQSGGAVVDLLIHDIDYANWLLGKPVSVYARGLKSETGGYDHILLTVSYAGGGVATLEGGRMMPSNFPFTTNFRILGERGCIDYSSRAGENIESRGNAASALAIYKHGEDVKYPHVPEIDAYLSEIGYFLDCVRNNTLPEIVTPEDALMALRVALAADQSIETGGPIVIS; encoded by the coding sequence ATGACTCTTCGTGTAGGGTTGCTTGGAGCGGGATTCATTGCAGGAGTGCATTTAGACGCTTATGCTAGGCTGCAGGATGTGGCCGTGGCCGGGATCGCTGATGTAAATGCGGAGAGAGCCGCAGCTCTGGCCGAAAAATTCGAGGGAGCGAGGGCGTATTCAGATGCATCCGAGCTGATAGCCAGGGGTGATGTCGATATAGTGGATATTTGTCTACCCACGTTTCTCCATGAGGAATATGTTACAAAGGCAGCCCGGGCCGGGAAGCACATATTATGTGAGAAGCCAATCGCGCTGGACGTTGACGGGGCGGACAGGATGGTTCAGGCCGCGAGGGATGCAGGGGTAAAGTTTATGGTTGCCCATGTGGTGAGATTCTGGCCAGAATACGCGGCCGCAAAACGCCTCTTGGATGCCGGCGAGATCGGGAAGGCAATTGAGGTATCGGCGACGAGGTTGAGCACCCCTCCCAGTTGGTCTGCAGGAGGGTGGATATTGGATCCCAGGCAAAGCGGCGGTGCAGTGGTGGACCTGCTCATACATGACATCGACTACGCCAACTGGCTCCTTGGCAAGCCGGTTTCGGTTTACGCGCGCGGGTTAAAATCAGAGACTGGCGGCTACGACCACATCCTGCTCACGGTTTCATATGCCGGCGGGGGCGTGGCGACCCTTGAAGGCGGCCGGATGATGCCTTCCAATTTCCCATTTACAACGAATTTTAGAATCCTGGGAGAAAGGGGCTGTATCGATTATAGCTCCAGGGCGGGAGAGAATATCGAATCCCGGGGGAACGCCGCATCTGCCCTTGCAATATACAAGCATGGGGAAGACGTGAAATACCCTCATGTGCCTGAGATTGATGCTTATCTCTCTGAAATAGGGTACTTCCTCGACTGCGTCAGAAACAATACGCTTCCGGAGATAGTAACTCCTGAAGATGCGCTTATGGCCCTTCGGGTGGCCCTTGCGGCCGATCAATCGATTGAGACGGGGGGACCGATTGTGATTAGCTAG
- a CDS encoding DUF89 family protein yields MKAKEPCIECSVNQAIRALEQVNHHSEGLTEELKQEVIRKTREELERLALDATTPAEVSTIAVKTACELIGNADPYAAEKERYNRLALEMAPSLEALIDRSGDPLMTAILLSIAGNIIDLGIIADIDLEETVESVLRMGLAISHYEEFTRQLSRSGTLLFLADNAGEIVFDKFLLRKFRERGIDVTFAVKGGPIANDACVDDAKMVGIDELARVITIGADRLGIPLDRCSEAFLEEFNKADMVISKGQANFESLDELRDRDNLFFLLTAKCDMVAQRLGVEPRSVVLVRCGQI; encoded by the coding sequence ATGAAGGCGAAGGAACCTTGCATCGAATGTTCGGTGAACCAGGCTATCCGTGCGCTGGAGCAGGTTAACCATCATTCAGAGGGCTTGACGGAGGAACTGAAGCAGGAGGTGATCAGGAAGACGCGGGAGGAGCTGGAGAGGCTTGCGCTGGATGCCACGACTCCGGCCGAGGTCTCCACGATAGCGGTCAAGACGGCGTGCGAGCTCATCGGGAACGCTGACCCGTATGCAGCTGAAAAGGAGAGGTATAATCGGCTCGCGCTGGAGATGGCGCCGAGCCTCGAGGCCCTGATTGACAGGTCCGGTGACCCGTTGATGACGGCCATCCTCCTCTCCATAGCGGGCAATATCATCGATCTCGGAATCATAGCCGATATAGACCTGGAGGAGACGGTGGAGAGCGTCCTCAGGATGGGGCTTGCCATAAGCCACTATGAGGAGTTCACCCGGCAGCTCAGCCGGTCCGGGACCCTGCTTTTCCTCGCTGACAATGCGGGGGAGATCGTGTTTGACAAGTTTCTCTTGAGAAAGTTCAGGGAGCGCGGCATCGACGTGACTTTCGCTGTCAAAGGCGGGCCGATCGCCAACGACGCATGTGTCGATGATGCAAAGATGGTGGGGATCGACGAGCTGGCCAGGGTCATAACGATAGGAGCTGATCGGCTCGGAATACCGCTCGATCGCTGCTCGGAGGCTTTTCTTGAGGAGTTCAACAAGGCGGATATGGTGATATCGAAGGGCCAGGCGAATTTCGAATCCCTGGATGAGCTCAGGGACCGGGATAATCTCTTCTTCCTGTTGACGGCCAAGTGTGACATGGTCGCGCAGCGCCTGGGAGTGGAGCCGAGATCGGTCGTGCTCGTCAGGTGCGGTCAAATATAG
- a CDS encoding methyltransferase — MTSRERVKKTLNHEEPDRVAVDIGSTAVTGISASALARLRKALGLEDRIVKVHEPFQILGFVEDDVLKALGADVVGLWSPSTMFGYRNENWKPWRLFDGTDVLVGEGFVLSEDSEGNFYIHPGGDASVPPSGKLPKGGFYFDNIVRQEPVDESRLDGRKDYGDQFKVFSDEECSYYDAESRRLYEETDFGIIGNFGGASLGDVALLPGPSLAHPKGIRDPQEWYIAHITHPEYIKDVFAVQTEVALKNLELYRQAVGDRIEAIFVSGTDFGTQRSEFISPDFYREFYKPFHKQLNDWIHKHTPWKTFFHTCGSVVNLLDDLVDAGVDILNPVQCSAAGMDSKYLKEKYGKKLVFWGGGIDTQRTLPFGTSDEVKEQALERLRIFAPGGGYIFNAIHNIQQPTPVENILAMFEAVEEYNK, encoded by the coding sequence GTGACTTCTCGAGAGAGGGTTAAAAAAACGCTGAACCATGAGGAGCCGGACAGGGTCGCGGTTGATATCGGGAGCACAGCGGTGACGGGGATATCAGCAAGCGCGCTCGCGCGCCTGCGAAAGGCGCTCGGGCTCGAAGATCGCATCGTAAAGGTTCATGAGCCTTTCCAGATACTCGGCTTCGTCGAGGATGATGTCCTGAAGGCCCTGGGGGCTGATGTCGTCGGCCTGTGGTCGCCATCCACCATGTTTGGCTATAGAAATGAGAATTGGAAGCCGTGGCGCCTCTTCGATGGGACCGATGTCCTCGTGGGCGAGGGGTTCGTCTTGAGCGAGGACAGCGAGGGGAATTTCTACATCCACCCCGGAGGGGATGCGTCCGTCCCCCCAAGTGGGAAGCTCCCTAAGGGTGGCTTCTATTTCGACAACATCGTGAGGCAGGAGCCTGTAGATGAATCCAGGCTGGATGGCAGGAAAGACTACGGAGATCAGTTCAAGGTGTTCTCGGATGAGGAATGCAGCTACTATGATGCGGAGTCGCGGAGGCTTTACGAGGAGACCGATTTTGGGATAATAGGGAATTTCGGGGGCGCGAGCCTGGGGGATGTTGCTCTCCTCCCGGGGCCCTCGCTGGCCCATCCAAAGGGGATAAGGGACCCGCAGGAATGGTATATTGCCCATATAACTCACCCGGAGTATATAAAGGACGTATTCGCCGTGCAGACCGAGGTTGCGTTGAAGAACCTCGAGCTTTACAGGCAGGCGGTGGGCGACAGGATAGAGGCCATCTTTGTGAGCGGGACTGATTTCGGGACCCAGAGGAGCGAATTCATATCGCCGGATTTCTACAGGGAGTTCTATAAGCCGTTTCACAAGCAGCTAAATGACTGGATTCACAAGCATACACCGTGGAAGACCTTTTTCCATACGTGCGGCTCGGTGGTGAACCTGCTGGATGATTTGGTGGATGCCGGCGTGGATATCCTGAACCCGGTCCAGTGTTCCGCCGCCGGGATGGACTCCAAATATTTGAAGGAAAAATACGGTAAGAAGCTCGTATTCTGGGGCGGGGGTATAGATACGCAGCGGACCCTGCCGTTCGGCACATCTGATGAGGTAAAAGAACAGGCGCTCGAGAGGCTCAGAATATTCGCCCCGGGCGGAGGGTATATATTTAACGCCATACATAACATCCAGCAGCCCACCCCCGTCGAGAATATCCTGGCGATGTTCGAGGCTGTAGAAGAATATAACAAATAA